The sequence GGTACGCTTGCAACTATTGGGGACGAAAAGGAGCAAAACGTGCCGTTCTTGCCCGCGAGCTGAATATGGAAGAAATCATTGATATTAAAAATCATGCGGAAGAAGTGGAAATTGAAGTGCAAGTACATGGAATGACATGCATGTTCCAATCGAAACGTTCCCTCATCGGTAACTATTTCGAATATCAGGGCAAGTTTATGGAAATTCAACAAATGAAATACGCAAAAGGGCTCTTTTTGTACGACAAAGACCGCGACAACAAATACCCGATTTTCGAAGATGAAAACGGTACGCACATTATGAGCCCTAATGATATTTGCATTATTGATGAACTTGAAGACATGATTGACGCCAAAATCGATAGTTTTAAAATTGACGGCGTGCTTCATGAGCCAGATTATATTACAGAAGTAACGAAATTATATCGCCGCGCCATTGATTTATGTGCAGAAAATCGCGAGCAATACGAAGAGGAAAAAGGTGAACTGCTTGCGCGCATTGAAGCGATTCAGCCGACACATCGCCCGTTAGACACCGGCTTTTTCTTTAAAGAAACGGTATATTAAACGAAAAGGAGGGAGCCTTCATGAGCATATCACAAATTATCAATGGCAAGCGCGTCATTGTGAAAAAACCAGAGTTGCTTGCGCCTGCTGGTAACTTAGAGAAGTTGAAAGTGGCTGTTCATTATGGAGCAGACGCTGTCTTTATCGGCGGACAAGAATACGGTCTTCGTTCTAATGCCGACAACTTTACGCTTGAAGAAATGGCCGAAGGTGTGCAATTTGCAAGCAAATACGGTGCGAAAATTTATGTGACGACAAACATTTACGCACATAACGAAAACATTCCGGGGCTTGAAGATTATTTGCGCGGTTTAGAGCGTGTTGGTGTGCATGGCATTATCGTCGCTGATCCGCTTATTATTGAAACCGCACGTCGCGTCGCACCAAAATTAGAAGTACATTTAAGTACCCAACAGTCGCTTACAAACTGGAAAGCGGTGCAATTTTGGAAAGAAGAAGGGCTTGAACGGGTCGTTTTAGCACGCGAAACGAGTGCGGAAGAAATTCGCGAAATTAAAGAAAAAGTCGATATTGAAATCGAAACATTTATTCACGGTGCAATGTGTATTGCGTATTCCGGACGTTGCGTATTAAGCAACCATATGACTGCGCGCGATTCTAACCGTGGGGGCTGTTGTCA comes from Anoxybacillus flavithermus and encodes:
- a CDS encoding peptidase U32 family protein; translation: MKKPELLVTPTSVAHIEQLAQAGANAVIIGEQRYGLRLAGEFSRQDVIDAMQVARKNDVRVYVAMNALFHNDKVDELSDYVRFLAEQQVDAIVFGDPAVLMTVREVAPHMKLHWNTETTATNWYACNYWGRKGAKRAVLARELNMEEIIDIKNHAEEVEIEVQVHGMTCMFQSKRSLIGNYFEYQGKFMEIQQMKYAKGLFLYDKDRDNKYPIFEDENGTHIMSPNDICIIDELEDMIDAKIDSFKIDGVLHEPDYITEVTKLYRRAIDLCAENREQYEEEKGELLARIEAIQPTHRPLDTGFFFKETVY